From the genome of Desulfovibrio sp. JY:
GTCGCGGCCTCGCTGGCGTGGGCGTTGACCTGGCCCAGGCCGAATCCGGCGAAAATGGCCAGAAAGGCCACCACGGTCAAAGGGTTGGTCAGCGTCAGCAGGAAGATGGAGGCGAACGCTCCGGCATAACGTTTTTTGGGGGGCGCTTCCGCCGGCCGGGGCGGGGCCTTGGAGAGGGCCAGACGCAACCCCATGCCCACCAGGAAAAGTCCGCCCCCGGCCTGGAGCACCGTTGCATGCGCGGCCAGGAAATCCGACACGAAGGTCAGGCCGAACGCGGCGACGGCGCCGTAAAAGGCGTCCGCCGCGGCCGCACCCACGCCCGAGAGCAGGCCCACCCGCAGCCCCATGGTGATGGCCCGGCCAAGGCACAGCATACCGACCGGGCCGAAGGGCATGGCGATAATGGCCCCGATGGCCACGCCT
Proteins encoded in this window:
- a CDS encoding LysE family transporter encodes the protein MLAFFLKGVAIGAIIAMPFGPVGMLCLGRAITMGLRVGLLSGVGAAAADAFYGAVAAFGLTFVSDFLAAHATVLQAGGGLFLVGMGLRLALSKAPPRPAEAPPKKRYAGAFASIFLLTLTNPLTVVAFLAIFAGFGLGQVNAHASEAATVVAGVFCGSMIWWAAIACGGKLLRLRLLAHMRSIKRVSGWLIAAFGLWAVFFAH